Proteins found in one Balaenoptera acutorostrata chromosome 17, mBalAcu1.1, whole genome shotgun sequence genomic segment:
- the TSPYL5 gene encoding testis-specific Y-encoded-like protein 5: protein MSGRGRGRKSSRAKSRGKGRAKGRVHATPGDAPRDPDPPQCQKLGEETKAAQVQAGAGWGGLETAAPAPPRRPGEEGACRLPLDCGLALRARAAGDRGQAVTRPGPGKATTLSERLATDTVFVGTAGTVGRPKNVPRVGNRRCPAGKKAPVTCSAVGRGSPAVAVGKPKKGTTGESASVPVVEEKKVEKDAGSGPPATDGSMDTLENVQLKLETMNAQADRAYLRLSRKFGQLRVHHLERRNLLIQNIPGFWGQAFQNHPQLSSFLNNQDKEVLSYLNSLEVEELGLARLGYKIKFYFGRNPYFQNKVLIKEYGCGPSGQVVSRSTPIQWLPGHDLQSLSQGNPDNTRSFFGWFSNHSSIESDKIVEIINEELWPNPLQYYLMSEGARAEKGKEGRPCPARQPVETPEPGVNKSN from the coding sequence ATGAGCGGCCGAGGTAGGGGTAGAAAGTCCTCCCGCGCCAAAAGCCGTGGCAAAGGCCGCGCCAAAGGCCGAGTCCACGCTACTCCTGGCGACGCCCCACGCGACCCGGACCCTCCACAGTGCCAGAAGCTCGGGGAGGAGACCAAGGCGGCACAGGTGCAGGCTGGCGCGGGTTGGGGTGGCCTGGAAACCGCTGCGCCTGCGCCGCCCCGCCGGCCCGGGGAAGAGGGTGCCTGCCGGCTCCCCCTGGACTGTGGCCTCGCGCTCCGGGCCCGGGCTGCGGGGGATCGCGGGCAGGCCGTAACCAGGCCCGGCCCAGGGAAGGCCACAACACTCTCGGAGCGCCTGGCGACAGACACTGTCTTCGTGGGAACCGCGGGGACCGTGGGAAGGCCGAAAAATGTCCCCCGCGTTGGAAATCGGCGCTGCCCCGCTGGGAAGAAGGCCCCAGTTACCTGTAGCGCAGTGGGGAGGGGGTCTCCGGCCGTCGCTGTTGGGAAACCGAAGAAAGGGACCACTGGGGAGTCTGCCTCCGTTCCAGTGGTAGAGGAAAAGAAGGTGGAGAAGGATGCAGGGTCAGGGCCCCCGGCAACAGATGGCAGCATGGATACACTGGAGAACGTCCAGCTGAAGCTGGAGACCATGAACGCCCAGGCGGACAGGGCCTACCTGCGGCTCTCCCGCAAGTTTGGGCAGTTGCGAGTGCACCACTTAGAGCGCAGGAACCTCCTTATCCAGAATATCCCGGGCTTCTGGGGGCAGGCTTTTCAGAACCACCCCCAGCTCTCATCCTTTCTGAACAACCAAGATAAAGAGGTACTCAGCTACTTGAACAGCCTGGAGGTGGAAGAGCTTGGTCTCGCCAGATTGGGCTACAAGATCAAGTTCTACTTTGGGCGCAACCCCTATTTCCAAAATAAGGTGCTCATCAAGGAATATGGGTGTGGTCCTTCCGGTCAGGTGGTGTCTCGTTCTACTCCAATCCAGTGGCTCCCAGGGCACGATCTTCAGTCCCTAAGCCAGGGGAACCCAGACAACACCCGGAGCTTCTTTGGGTGGTTTTCAAACCACAGCTCCATTGAGTCTGACAAGATTGTGGAGATAATCAACGAGGAGTTGTGGCCCAATCCCCTGCAGTACTACCTTATGAGTGAAGGGGCCCgagcagagaaaggaaaggagggcagGCCATGTCCAGCAAGGCAGCCAGTGGAGACCCCAGAGCCTGGGGTAAACAAGTCCAACTGA